A region of Arabidopsis thaliana chromosome 5, partial sequence DNA encodes the following proteins:
- the CYP705A12 gene encoding cytochrome P450, family 705, subfamily A, polypeptide 12 (''cytochrome P450, family 705, subfamily A, polypeptide 12'' (CYP705A12); FUNCTIONS IN: electron carrier activity, monooxygenase activity, iron ion binding, oxygen binding, heme binding; INVOLVED IN: oxidation reduction; LOCATED IN: endomembrane system; EXPRESSED IN: root; CONTAINS InterPro DOMAIN/s: Cytochrome P450 (InterPro:IPR001128), Cytochrome P450, E-class, group I (InterPro:IPR002401), Cytochrome P450, conserved site (InterPro:IPR017972); BEST Arabidopsis thaliana protein match is: cytochrome P450, family 705, subfamily A, polypeptide 3 (TAIR:AT4G15360.1); Has 1807 Blast hits to 1807 proteins in 277 species: Archae - 0; Bacteria - 0; Metazoa - 736; Fungi - 347; Plants - 385; Viruses - 0; Other Eukaryotes - 339 (source: NCBI BLink).), whose product MAELIIVDFQNISIFILLCLFSFLCYALFFKKPKGFDLPPSPPSLPIIGHLHHLLSSSLPHKSFQKLSFKYGPLLHLRIFNFPMVLVSSASMAYEVFRTNDVNVSYRFVPVNKDSLVFGSSGFVTAPYGDYWKFMKKLISTKLLRPHALELSKGNRAEELRRFCLDLQGKARKKESVEIGKVALKLTNNIICRMSMGRSCSEKNGVAERARELVNKSFALSVKLFFSNMFRKDIMGVSREFDEFLERILVEHEENLEGDQDRDMIDHLLEAYRNEEAEYKITRKQIKSLIVEIFLGGTDSSAQTIQWTMAEILNNPGVLEKLRAEIDSVVGGKRLIQESDLPNLPYLQAVVKEGLRLHPSAPVLLRVFGESCEVKEFYVPEKTTLVVNLYAVNRDPDSWEDPDMFKPERFLVSSISGDEEKIREQAVKYVTFGGGRRTCPAVKLAHIFMETAIGAMVQCFDWRIKGEKVYMEEAVSGLSLKMAHPLKCTPVVRFDPFSF is encoded by the exons ATGGCAGAACTCATCATCGTTGACTTTCAAAACATATCTATCTTCATCCTCTTATGTCTCTTCTCATTCCTTTGTTAcgctctcttcttcaagaaaccaaaaggcTTTGACCTGCCTCCGAGCCCTCCTTCTCTACCAATCATCGGTCATCTTCACCATCTTCTCTCATCATCTCTACCACACAAGTCCTTTCAAAAACTCTCCTTCAAGTATGGACctcttctccatctccgcATCTTTAATTTCCCCATGGTCCTCGTCTCATCAGCCTCAATGGCCTACGAGGTCTTCAGGACAAACGACGTAAACGTCTCGTATCGCTTTGTCCCAGTCAACAAAGACTCTCTAGTGTTCGGATCTTCAGGATTCGTAACCGCTCCTTATGGAGATTACTGGAAGTTCATGAAGAAGCTCATATCCACGAAACTACTCCGACCACATGCACTCGAGCTGTCGAAAGGTAACCGTGCAGAGGAGCTACGTCGGTTTTGCCTTGATCTGCAAGGTAAGGcgaggaagaaggagagcgTTGAGATCGGTAAAGTAGCACTAAAGCTCACTAACAACATCATATGTAGGATGAGCATGGGAAGGAGTTGTTCAGAGAAGAACGGTGTAGCGGAGAGAGCAAGGGAATTGGTTAACAAATCCTTTGCCTTATCAGTGAAGCTCTTCTTTTCAAACATGTTCAGAAAAGATATAATGGGAGTTTCTCGTGAATTCGACGAGTTTCTTGAGAGGATTCTAGTGGAACACGAGGAGAACCTTGAGGGGGATCAAGATAGGGACATGATTGATCATTTGTTGGAAGCTTATAGAAACGAAGAAGCAGAATATAAGATCACTAGAAAACAGATCAAGTCTTTAATTGTG GAAATTTTTCTTGGAGGCACTGACAGCTCGGCGCAGACGATACAATGGACTATGGCGGAGATACTTAACAACCCCGGCGTTCTCGAGAAATTAAGAGCAGAAATCGATTCCGTTGTGGGGGGAAAAAGGTTGATTCAAGAATCAGATCTTCCAAACCTCCCTTATTTGCAAGCTGTTGTTAAAGAAGGGCTAAGATTGCATCCCTCGGCTCCTGTCTTGTTAAGGGTATTTGGAGAAAGTTGCGAGGTCAAAGAGTTCTACGTACCGGAGAAAACAACACTTGTTGTTAATCTCTATGCTGTGAATAGAGATCCTGATTCTTGGGAAGATCCTGATATGTTTAAGCCAGAGAGGTTTTTAGTTTCTTCGATATcaggagatgaagaaaagataaGAGAGCAAGCCGTGAAGTATGTTACTTTTGGAGGTGGAAGGAGGACATGTCCCGCGGTAAAACTAGCTCATATCTTTATGGAAACTGCGATTGGAGCGATGGTGCAGTGTTTTGACTGGAGAATTAAAGGAGAGAAAGTATACATGGAAGAGGCTGTTTCAGGACTTAGTTTGAAAATGGCTCATCCGCTTAAGTGCACTCCTGTTGTTCGGTTCGACCCTTTCAGCTTTTGA
- a CDS encoding B-cell receptor-associated 31-like protein (B-cell receptor-associated 31-like; FUNCTIONS IN: molecular_function unknown; INVOLVED IN: intracellular protein transport; LOCATED IN: endoplasmic reticulum, plasma membrane; EXPRESSED IN: 26 plant structures; EXPRESSED DURING: 13 growth stages; CONTAINS InterPro DOMAIN/s: B-cell receptor-associated 31-like (InterPro:IPR008417); BEST Arabidopsis thaliana protein match is: B-cell receptor-associated protein 31-like (TAIR:AT1G11905.1); Has 30201 Blast hits to 17322 proteins in 780 species: Archae - 12; Bacteria - 1396; Metazoa - 17338; Fungi - 3422; Plants - 5037; Viruses - 0; Other Eukaryotes - 2996 (source: NCBI BLink).) has product MIHLLYTVIFAEMALILLLLFKTPLRKLIILTFDRIKRGRGPVVVKTIGTTVFVVLLSSIYSLVNIQRRSEDGAVLNPTDQVLASKHLLEASLMGFVLFLSLMIDRLHHYIRELRLLRKTMETAKKQNRGFEDGKTTSGEEVKALGEEIAALKAKIKTLESESESKGKELKGAQGETEALRKQADGFLMEYDRLLEDNQNLRNQLESIGHSPEGKKGM; this is encoded by the exons ATGATCCACCTCCTTTACACAGTGATCTTCGCCGAAATGGCACTgatccttctcctcctcttcaaAACTCCTCTCCGAAAGCTAATCATCCTCACCTTCGATCGAATCAAACGTGGCCGTGGTCCCGTCGTCGTCAAAACCATAGGAACCACCGTATTCGTCGTTCTCTTGTCGAGTATCTACAGTTTGGTTAATATCCAACGCCGATCTGAAGATGGTGCTGTTCTTAATCCCACTGATCAAGTCCTTGCGTCTAAGCATCTTCTCGAAGCTTCTCTTATGG ggtttgtgttgtttctcTCGCTTATGATTGATAGACTACACCATTACATTAGAGAGCTTCGTTTGTTGAGGAAGACAATGGAGACTGCAAAGAAGCAGAACAGAGGTTTTGAGGATGGGAAAACCACAAGTGGGGAGGAAGTGAAAGCGCTCGGGGAAGAGATCGCGGCGTTAAAAGCGAAGATAAAGACGTTAGAATCGGAGAGTGAAAGTAAAGGCAAAGAATTGAAAGGTGCACAAGGTGAAACAGAGGCTTTGAGAAAGCAAGCTGATGGGTTTCTTATGGAGTATGATAGGTTGCTTGAGGATAATCAGAATTTGAGGAACCAGTTGGAGTCTATTGGGCATAGTCCTGAGGGAAAGAAGGGTATGTAA